Proteins co-encoded in one Streptomyces sp. NBC_01283 genomic window:
- a CDS encoding VOC family protein, with translation MELAQVRLLVTDFSACYHFYADILGLKPQSGAVDGPYEKFSPAAGSAGIALQDRSMMAQLLDELGESATGHRSLVVLRVDDLDAHCRRIAERGGTIAQGPAPLTDRMRVAHLKDPEGNLVELQEWLLLRG, from the coding sequence GTGGAACTGGCCCAAGTACGACTGCTCGTAACGGACTTCAGCGCCTGCTACCACTTCTACGCCGACATCCTCGGCCTCAAGCCGCAGTCGGGGGCGGTGGACGGGCCGTACGAGAAGTTCAGCCCGGCGGCCGGTTCCGCGGGCATCGCGCTCCAGGACCGCTCCATGATGGCCCAGCTCCTCGACGAGCTGGGGGAGTCGGCGACCGGACACCGCTCACTGGTGGTGCTGCGGGTCGACGACCTCGACGCCCACTGCCGCCGGATCGCCGAACGCGGCGGCACCATCGCCCAGGGCCCCGCCCCCCTGACGGACCGCATGCGGGTCGCCCACCTCAAGGACCCGGAGGGAAACTTGGTGGAACTACAG